In a genomic window of Pelotomaculum thermopropionicum SI:
- a CDS encoding predicted integral membrane protein, translating into MGKFLSSEWPLLLLIIGSLAAGAALYPQLPERVPSHWNFRGEVDGYSSRFWGAFGIPLMTAGIYVMMLVLPLIDPRRQNYQKFAGVYRLFRAVMVIFMTGLYAVVLLSALGHQIAVDRITMAGISLLFVVLGNFMGQIRHNYFVGIKTPWTLADEQVWQKTHRLGGRLWVAAGLVGLAASLIGGAAGGIVLAVSLGTATIIPVVYSYLVFRRGGNKNSL; encoded by the coding sequence GTGGGAAAATTTTTATCGTCCGAGTGGCCGCTTTTATTGCTTATCATTGGCAGTTTAGCTGCCGGTGCCGCGTTATATCCCCAGTTGCCGGAAAGAGTGCCCAGCCACTGGAATTTCAGGGGCGAGGTGGACGGTTATTCGTCCCGCTTTTGGGGGGCTTTTGGCATCCCCCTGATGACCGCCGGTATTTATGTTATGATGCTGGTTCTGCCTTTAATCGATCCCCGCAGGCAGAATTATCAAAAGTTTGCCGGAGTGTACCGGTTGTTCCGGGCGGTAATGGTAATTTTCATGACCGGGCTTTACGCGGTCGTATTATTAAGCGCCCTGGGCCATCAGATCGCCGTGGACCGTATAACGATGGCAGGCATATCCCTGCTGTTCGTTGTGCTGGGCAACTTCATGGGGCAGATAAGGCATAACTATTTTGTGGGAATAAAGACGCCCTGGACGCTGGCCGACGAGCAGGTCTGGCAGAAAACCCACCGCCTCGGCGGAAGGCTCTGGGTGGCCGCCGGGCTGGTGGGCCTGGCCGCTTCATTAATCGGGGGTGCTGCCGGCGGGATTGTCCTGGCGGTTTCTCTTGGAACTGCTACAATCATTCCTGTGGTTTATTCATACCTTGTGTTTCGCAGGGGAGGGAATAAAAACTCCCTTTAG
- the ArsR gene encoding predicted transcriptional regulator — MVSLTFKALADPTRRKILRLLRERDMTAGEIAEQFDISKPSISHHLSILKQARLVLDERRGQFIFYSLNMTVFQEVIGWLSEIIGRKDER, encoded by the coding sequence TTGGTAAGTTTGACCTTTAAAGCCCTTGCCGATCCGACGCGGAGGAAAATACTGAGACTTCTGCGGGAGCGCGACATGACGGCCGGCGAGATAGCGGAACAGTTCGATATTTCAAAGCCGAGCATCTCCCACCACCTTAGCATATTAAAACAGGCCCGGCTGGTGCTGGACGAGCGAAGGGGGCAGTTTATTTTTTATTCTCTCAATATGACGGTGTTCCAGGAGGTAATAGGCTGGCTTTCAGAAATAATTGGCAGAAAGGATGAACGATAA
- the SirA gene encoding predicted redox protein (regulator of disulfide bond formation) gives MSTQVIDCRGMACPQPVIETKKALEKGQGGTVLTIVDNEVAKENISRFAKSAGFHVVVEERDGAYHLTISGAAAREPAAGDVAAEPAGGTGGTVYFITTNALGQGSPDLGEVLMKSFMTALVEQQPPKALLLLNTGVFLAVENSPVLEQLQKLARAGTEVLVCGTCLNYYKLKAKLAVGVISNMFEIHSRLTGPYKVITIG, from the coding sequence ATGAGCACGCAAGTAATTGATTGCCGCGGTATGGCCTGCCCGCAGCCGGTTATCGAAACGAAAAAGGCCCTGGAAAAAGGGCAGGGCGGTACGGTCCTGACTATAGTTGATAACGAGGTGGCCAAAGAAAATATTTCCCGCTTTGCAAAAAGCGCCGGTTTTCATGTGGTGGTGGAAGAGAGAGACGGGGCCTACCATTTAACTATTTCCGGCGCGGCCGCCAGAGAGCCTGCCGCGGGGGATGTTGCAGCAGAGCCTGCAGGCGGGACGGGCGGAACCGTATACTTCATTACCACCAATGCGCTGGGGCAGGGTTCCCCGGACCTCGGCGAAGTGTTAATGAAAAGCTTTATGACCGCCCTGGTGGAACAGCAGCCTCCGAAGGCGTTGCTCCTGCTCAATACGGGGGTATTCCTGGCCGTAGAGAATTCTCCTGTCCTGGAGCAATTGCAAAAGCTGGCCAGGGCAGGCACAGAGGTCCTGGTTTGCGGTACATGCCTTAACTATTACAAACTTAAGGCAAAACTGGCGGTGGGGGTAATATCAAACATGTTTGAGATACACAGCCGCCTGACGGGGCCTTATAAGGTAATAACCATCGGTTAA
- the NirB gene encoding NAD(P)H-nitrite reductase: protein MENNQETDGQLDERFQHSMPGHDMLEKGAILQRDGTYAIAPHIPGGIITDPELLIKIAGVAKKFNCPAIKVTSSQRIAIVGLKREDVDAAWQELGMKPGAAIGLCVRSVKFCPGTTFCKRGQQDSVGLGSEIDKRYHGMTLPSKFKISVSGCPNKCMDAMVIDFGVVGTPKGFTVYVGGNGGLNPRFGEKLAEHQTSEQVLDILDRTIAYYKKEARTNERLGKFIDRVGFDRFRQEVIPGQTFH, encoded by the coding sequence ATGGAAAACAATCAAGAAACGGACGGTCAACTTGATGAAAGGTTCCAGCACAGCATGCCGGGCCATGACATGCTCGAGAAAGGAGCAATATTGCAGAGAGACGGCACTTATGCCATTGCTCCCCACATCCCGGGCGGGATTATAACCGATCCCGAGCTTTTAATTAAAATTGCCGGAGTAGCAAAAAAATTCAACTGCCCGGCCATTAAGGTAACTTCGTCGCAGCGTATTGCCATAGTCGGCCTTAAACGAGAGGATGTTGACGCTGCCTGGCAAGAACTGGGCATGAAACCGGGAGCAGCTATCGGCCTGTGTGTGAGAAGCGTAAAATTCTGCCCCGGCACCACCTTTTGCAAGCGCGGCCAGCAGGATTCCGTAGGGCTGGGCAGCGAAATAGACAAGCGGTACCACGGCATGACTTTACCATCCAAATTTAAAATAAGCGTAAGCGGCTGCCCGAACAAGTGCATGGACGCCATGGTTATCGATTTTGGCGTAGTTGGAACGCCCAAAGGTTTTACCGTATATGTAGGCGGAAACGGCGGGCTCAACCCCCGCTTCGGGGAAAAGCTGGCCGAACATCAAACTTCTGAACAGGTGCTGGACATACTGGACCGGACCATAGCCTATTACAAAAAAGAAGCCCGTACCAACGAGCGGCTGGGTAAATTTATTGACAGAGTAGGTTTCGACCGCTTCCGCCAGGAGGTAATTCCCGGACAAACATTCCACTGA